In Populus trichocarpa isolate Nisqually-1 chromosome 16, P.trichocarpa_v4.1, whole genome shotgun sequence, a genomic segment contains:
- the LOC7472487 gene encoding ubiquitin-conjugating enzyme E2 28: MAAKRILKELKDLQKDPPTSCSAGPVAEDMFHWQATIMGPADSPYAGGVFLVTIHFPPDYPFKPPKVAFRTKVFHPNINSNGSICLDILKEQWSPALTISKVLLSICSLLTDPNPDDPLVPEIAHMYKTDRAKYEATARSWTQKYAMG; the protein is encoded by the exons ATGGCTGCAAAGCGTATCTTGAAGGAACTCAAGGATTTACAGAAGGATCCACCTACTTCTTGCAGTGCAG GTCCTGTAGCTGAAGATATGTTTCACTGGCAAGCAACAATAATGGGACCTGCTGATAGTCCATATGCAGGTGGGGTGTTTCTAGTAACCATCCATTTCCCTCCTGATTACCCTTTCAAGCCTCCAAAG GTTGCATTTAGGACCAAGGTCTTTCATCCCAACATTAATAGTAATGGAAGCATTTGTCTTGATATCCTCAAAGAGCAGTGGAGTCCTGCTCTTACCATTTCTAAG GTACTGCTCTCCATTTGCTCATTGCTGACTGATCCAAATCCTGATGACCCTCTTGTACCAGAGATTGCCCATATGTACAAGACTGACCGAGCCAAATATGAAGCCACTGCTCGCAGTTGGACACAGAAGTATGCCATGGGCTGA